A genomic segment from Phragmites australis chromosome 6, lpPhrAust1.1, whole genome shotgun sequence encodes:
- the LOC133922008 gene encoding uncharacterized protein LOC133922008 isoform X5, which yields MQYNHRSRLLPPPPFGRGGGAGYPRGHKQLYAPPPRPPQHKYEVLMEAGRLAAEYLVSQGVLPPAALQRSAGSAGAWAAPSLPPPPPQLQQQEPPAFYGRRRYDDEYSNNPSARPRRTNGTSSSTSSRDDYSSGSYNDRGKRKYGEYRRGYSDSSRDREKERGRAFSNGRLYEEDEDEDEAPGFRRELRGSRGSVEVRSSVTEAVREEMPLTAKAVGELDIDDTRSKAVSSVEDVQKDADAVPEVQGENEEGEVDGDSKVLNSESEVVEQAINTDATNASTGVELEPMHLPGGKIPEEKADDEKVLDEAALDHNTFDLEVTNVQNNMCDDMRNWLDYCDFARAPTRPRSVRAHKNTAPIPGETSVAETVDLVSSGQASQMVIDGSAEESSLTNIQSENREDQTCQENTNSSVVCDEPMEPMLLQEIGTSVVTENMKEEKGDAHVVQEYMEETDPSPLKVSHKDSLMQETGLSPLTASHKDSFIKETELSPLTVSHKDSLMQETDLSQTMSSHENNLKLQFKEGTQTCDIDMLPQDVDLIKMSDQREIVCSELCPNVGAEAAIELEEGKMDQSSSFKVSYLDLVGGKEVAAIHDNTASATGFSIDSHKKQHEGPETTAGANASATDDICHLPLENKDVQVIDIECDTPIEVGGFGSSKSKVLLSWMIQYMGPSLILVSWTCGGSQLRTSTNSSSPLMKAKFINLTNK from the exons ATGCAGTACAACCACCGCAGCcgcctgctgccgccgccgccgttcggccgcggcggtggcgcggGGTACCCCCGCGGCCACAAGCAGCtatacgctcctcctcctcggccgccGCAGCATAAGTACGAGGTGCTCATGGAGGCCGGTCGCCTCGCGGCCGAGTACCTGGTCTCCCAGGGTGTGCTCCCGCCGGCCGCCCTGCAGCGCAGCGCCGGCAGCGCCGGCGCGTGGGCcgctccttctcttcctccgccgccgccgcagcttcAGCAGCAGGAGCCCCCCGCGTTCTACGGTCGGAGGAGGTACGATGACGAGTACAGCAACAACCCTAGCGCCCGGCCTAGGCGGACCAATGGCACTAGTAGTAGTACGAGCAGTAGAGATGATTACAGCAGTGGTAGCTACAATGACAGAGGGAAGAGGAAGTATGGGGAGTACAGGAGGGGGTATTCGGATTCAAGTAGGGacagggagaaggagaggggaaGGGCATTTTCAAATGGCCGGCTCtatgaggaggatgaggatgaagatgaggCTCCTGGGTTTCGGAGGGAGCTGCGAGGGAGTCGGGGGAGTGTTGAGGTGAGGAGTAGTGTTACAGAGGCGGTGAGGGAGGAGATGCCGTTGACAGCGAAGGCTGTTGGGGAGTTGGACATAGACGATACTAGGTCGAAGGCTGTGAGCTCCGTTGAAGATGTTCAGAAGGATGCTGATGCTGTGCCTGAGGTGCAGGGTGAGAACGAGGAGGGTGAGGTGGATGGCGATAGCAAGGTGTTGAATTCAGAATCAGAGGTAGTGGAACAAGCGATAAATACTGATGCTACTAATGCTTCTACTGGTGTGGAGTTGGAGCCAATGCATTTACCAGGTGGTAAGATTCCCGAAGAGAAAGCTGATGATGAAAAAGTTTTGGATGAGGCTGCTTTGGATCATAATACTTTTGATCTTGAGGTCACAAATGTGCAGAACAATATGTGTGATGATATGAGGAATTGGCTTGACTATTGTGATTTTGCAAGAGCTCCAACAAGGCCCAGGTCAGTGCGTGCACACAAAAATACAGCACCTATCCCAGGAGAAACTTCAGTAGCTGAAACAGTTGATCTAGTTTCTTCTGGACAAGCTTCTCAGATGGTAATAGATGGATCTGCAGAGGAGAGCTCTTTGACTAACATCCAGTCAGAAAATAGAGAAGATCAAACCTGCCAGGAAAACACTAACTCTAGTGTTGTCTGTGATGAACCAATGGAACCAATGCTTCTTCAAGAAATTGGAACATCAGTTGTGACTGAAAATATGAAAGAAGAGAAGGGTGATGCACATGTGGTCCAGGAATATATGGAAGAAACCGATCCATCTCCGTTGAAGGTTTCTCACAAGGATAGCTTGATGCAAGAAACCGGCTTGTCTCCCTTAACAGCTTCTCACAAGGATAGCTTTATTAAAGAAACTGAATTATCTCCATTGACAGTTTCTCACAAGGACAGCTTGATGCAGGAAACTGACTTGTCTCAGACAATGTCTTCTCACGAGAATAACTTAAAGTTGCAATTTAAGGAAGGAACACAGACCTGTGATATTGATATGCTGCCACAAGATGTCGACTTGATCAAAATGTCTGATCAAAGGGAAATAGTTTGTTCTGAACTATGTCCTAATGTTGGGGCTGAAGCTGCCATCGAATTGGAAGAAGGAAAGATGGACCAATCTAGCTCATTCAAAGTATCTTATCTTGACCTAGTTGGTGGTAAAGAGGTTGCTGCAATACATGATAATACAGCGTCTGCAACTGGATTTTCCATAGATTCACATAAAAAACAGCATGAAGGCCCTGAAACCACTGCAGGTGCCAATGCCAGTGCTACAGATGATATATGCCACCTTCCATTAGAGAATAAGGATGTTCAAGTAATTGATATAGAATGTGACACACCGATCGAAGTTGGTGGCTTTGGCTCTTCGAAATCAAA gGTGTTACTGTCATGGATGATCCAATATATGGGTCCCTCACTGATTTTG GTTTCATGGACGTGTGGGGGCAGCCAGCTCAGGACTTCGACAAATTCTTCTAGTCCACTGATGAAGGCAAAGTTCATAAATCTGACAAACAAATGA
- the LOC133922008 gene encoding uncharacterized protein LOC133922008 isoform X3, translating into MQYNHRSRLLPPPPFGRGGGAGYPRGHKQLYAPPPRPPQHKYEVLMEAGRLAAEYLVSQGVLPPAALQRSAGSAGAWAAPSLPPPPPQLQQQEPPAFYGRRRYDDEYSNNPSARPRRTNGTSSSTSSRDDYSSGSYNDRGKRKYGEYRRGYSDSSRDREKERGRAFSNGRLYEEDEDEDEAPGFRRELRGSRGSVEVRSSVTEAVREEMPLTAKAVGELDIDDTRSKAVSSVEDVQKDADAVPEVQGENEEGEVDGDSKVLNSESEVVEQAINTDATNASTGVELEPMHLPGGKIPEEKADDEKVLDEAALDHNTFDLEVTNVQNNMCDDMRNWLDYCDFARAPTRPRSVRAHKNTAPIPGETSVAETVDLVSSGQASQMVIDGSAEESSLTNIQSENREDQTCQENTNSSVVCDEPMEPMLLQEIGTSVVTENMKEEKGDAHVVQEYMEETDPSPLKVSHKDSLMQETGLSPLTASHKDSFIKETELSPLTVSHKDSLMQETDLSQTMSSHENNLKLQFKEGTQTCDIDMLPQDVDLIKMSDQREIVCSELCPNVGAEAAIELEEGKMDQSSSFKVSYLDLVGGKEVAAIHDNTASATGFSIDSHKKQHEGPETTAGANASATDDICHLPLENKDVQVIDIECDTPIEVGGFGSSKSKNEMICSSMDNMMHPGIHADVLGIQDGYNLAFSDFLGAHIPCYPPMQSDLHAGIAANNSEGVTVMDDPIYGSLTDFGFMDVWGQPAQDFDKFF; encoded by the exons ATGCAGTACAACCACCGCAGCcgcctgctgccgccgccgccgttcggccgcggcggtggcgcggGGTACCCCCGCGGCCACAAGCAGCtatacgctcctcctcctcggccgccGCAGCATAAGTACGAGGTGCTCATGGAGGCCGGTCGCCTCGCGGCCGAGTACCTGGTCTCCCAGGGTGTGCTCCCGCCGGCCGCCCTGCAGCGCAGCGCCGGCAGCGCCGGCGCGTGGGCcgctccttctcttcctccgccgccgccgcagcttcAGCAGCAGGAGCCCCCCGCGTTCTACGGTCGGAGGAGGTACGATGACGAGTACAGCAACAACCCTAGCGCCCGGCCTAGGCGGACCAATGGCACTAGTAGTAGTACGAGCAGTAGAGATGATTACAGCAGTGGTAGCTACAATGACAGAGGGAAGAGGAAGTATGGGGAGTACAGGAGGGGGTATTCGGATTCAAGTAGGGacagggagaaggagaggggaaGGGCATTTTCAAATGGCCGGCTCtatgaggaggatgaggatgaagatgaggCTCCTGGGTTTCGGAGGGAGCTGCGAGGGAGTCGGGGGAGTGTTGAGGTGAGGAGTAGTGTTACAGAGGCGGTGAGGGAGGAGATGCCGTTGACAGCGAAGGCTGTTGGGGAGTTGGACATAGACGATACTAGGTCGAAGGCTGTGAGCTCCGTTGAAGATGTTCAGAAGGATGCTGATGCTGTGCCTGAGGTGCAGGGTGAGAACGAGGAGGGTGAGGTGGATGGCGATAGCAAGGTGTTGAATTCAGAATCAGAGGTAGTGGAACAAGCGATAAATACTGATGCTACTAATGCTTCTACTGGTGTGGAGTTGGAGCCAATGCATTTACCAGGTGGTAAGATTCCCGAAGAGAAAGCTGATGATGAAAAAGTTTTGGATGAGGCTGCTTTGGATCATAATACTTTTGATCTTGAGGTCACAAATGTGCAGAACAATATGTGTGATGATATGAGGAATTGGCTTGACTATTGTGATTTTGCAAGAGCTCCAACAAGGCCCAGGTCAGTGCGTGCACACAAAAATACAGCACCTATCCCAGGAGAAACTTCAGTAGCTGAAACAGTTGATCTAGTTTCTTCTGGACAAGCTTCTCAGATGGTAATAGATGGATCTGCAGAGGAGAGCTCTTTGACTAACATCCAGTCAGAAAATAGAGAAGATCAAACCTGCCAGGAAAACACTAACTCTAGTGTTGTCTGTGATGAACCAATGGAACCAATGCTTCTTCAAGAAATTGGAACATCAGTTGTGACTGAAAATATGAAAGAAGAGAAGGGTGATGCACATGTGGTCCAGGAATATATGGAAGAAACCGATCCATCTCCGTTGAAGGTTTCTCACAAGGATAGCTTGATGCAAGAAACCGGCTTGTCTCCCTTAACAGCTTCTCACAAGGATAGCTTTATTAAAGAAACTGAATTATCTCCATTGACAGTTTCTCACAAGGACAGCTTGATGCAGGAAACTGACTTGTCTCAGACAATGTCTTCTCACGAGAATAACTTAAAGTTGCAATTTAAGGAAGGAACACAGACCTGTGATATTGATATGCTGCCACAAGATGTCGACTTGATCAAAATGTCTGATCAAAGGGAAATAGTTTGTTCTGAACTATGTCCTAATGTTGGGGCTGAAGCTGCCATCGAATTGGAAGAAGGAAAGATGGACCAATCTAGCTCATTCAAAGTATCTTATCTTGACCTAGTTGGTGGTAAAGAGGTTGCTGCAATACATGATAATACAGCGTCTGCAACTGGATTTTCCATAGATTCACATAAAAAACAGCATGAAGGCCCTGAAACCACTGCAGGTGCCAATGCCAGTGCTACAGATGATATATGCCACCTTCCATTAGAGAATAAGGATGTTCAAGTAATTGATATAGAATGTGACACACCGATCGAAGTTGGTGGCTTTGGCTCTTCGAAATCAAA AAATGAGATGATATGCTCTAGCATGGATAACATGATGCACCCTGGCATACATGCGGATGTTCTTGGTATTCAAGATGGTTACAATCTTGCATTTTCCGATTTCCTCGGTGCTCATATACCATGCTACCCACCAATGCAATCAGATCTTCATGCTGGCATAGCTGCCAATAACTCAGAG gGTGTTACTGTCATGGATGATCCAATATATGGGTCCCTCACTGATTTTG GTTTCATGGACGTGTGGGGGCAGCCAGCTCAGGACTTCGACAAATTCTTCTAG
- the LOC133922008 gene encoding uncharacterized protein LOC133922008 isoform X1, which translates to MQYNHRSRLLPPPPFGRGGGAGYPRGHKQLYAPPPRPPQHKYEVLMEAGRLAAEYLVSQGVLPPAALQRSAGSAGAWAAPSLPPPPPQLQQQEPPAFYGRRRYDDEYSNNPSARPRRTNGTSSSTSSRDDYSSGSYNDRGKRKYGEYRRGYSDSSRDREKERGRAFSNGRLYEEDEDEDEAPGFRRELRGSRGSVEVRSSVTEAVREEMPLTAKAVGELDIDDTRSKAVSSVEDVQKDADAVPEVQGENEEGEVDGDSKVLNSESEVVEQAINTDATNASTGVELEPMHLPGGKIPEEKADDEKVLDEAALDHNTFDLEVTNVQNNMCDDMRNWLDYCDFARAPTRPRSVRAHKNTAPIPGETSVAETVDLVSSGQASQMVIDGSAEESSLTNIQSENREDQTCQENTNSSVVCDEPMEPMLLQEIGTSVVTENMKEEKGDAHVVQEYMEETDPSPLKVSHKDSLMQETGLSPLTASHKDSFIKETELSPLTVSHKDSLMQETDLSQTMSSHENNLKLQFKEGTQTCDIDMLPQDVDLIKMSDQREIVCSELCPNVGAEAAIELEEGKMDQSSSFKVSYLDLVGGKEVAAIHDNTASATGFSIDSHKKQHEGPETTAGANASATDDICHLPLENKDVQVIDIECDTPIEVGGFGSSKSKVLLSWMIQYMGPSLILSCFRCPYLSVKQMWILGAISKHKADDLHCVNCGWKGHVGLYAKNEKAVIAVCFPGFLRAGIAGMTYIDRTLDAKLNATSFVPFRKWNGT; encoded by the exons ATGCAGTACAACCACCGCAGCcgcctgctgccgccgccgccgttcggccgcggcggtggcgcggGGTACCCCCGCGGCCACAAGCAGCtatacgctcctcctcctcggccgccGCAGCATAAGTACGAGGTGCTCATGGAGGCCGGTCGCCTCGCGGCCGAGTACCTGGTCTCCCAGGGTGTGCTCCCGCCGGCCGCCCTGCAGCGCAGCGCCGGCAGCGCCGGCGCGTGGGCcgctccttctcttcctccgccgccgccgcagcttcAGCAGCAGGAGCCCCCCGCGTTCTACGGTCGGAGGAGGTACGATGACGAGTACAGCAACAACCCTAGCGCCCGGCCTAGGCGGACCAATGGCACTAGTAGTAGTACGAGCAGTAGAGATGATTACAGCAGTGGTAGCTACAATGACAGAGGGAAGAGGAAGTATGGGGAGTACAGGAGGGGGTATTCGGATTCAAGTAGGGacagggagaaggagaggggaaGGGCATTTTCAAATGGCCGGCTCtatgaggaggatgaggatgaagatgaggCTCCTGGGTTTCGGAGGGAGCTGCGAGGGAGTCGGGGGAGTGTTGAGGTGAGGAGTAGTGTTACAGAGGCGGTGAGGGAGGAGATGCCGTTGACAGCGAAGGCTGTTGGGGAGTTGGACATAGACGATACTAGGTCGAAGGCTGTGAGCTCCGTTGAAGATGTTCAGAAGGATGCTGATGCTGTGCCTGAGGTGCAGGGTGAGAACGAGGAGGGTGAGGTGGATGGCGATAGCAAGGTGTTGAATTCAGAATCAGAGGTAGTGGAACAAGCGATAAATACTGATGCTACTAATGCTTCTACTGGTGTGGAGTTGGAGCCAATGCATTTACCAGGTGGTAAGATTCCCGAAGAGAAAGCTGATGATGAAAAAGTTTTGGATGAGGCTGCTTTGGATCATAATACTTTTGATCTTGAGGTCACAAATGTGCAGAACAATATGTGTGATGATATGAGGAATTGGCTTGACTATTGTGATTTTGCAAGAGCTCCAACAAGGCCCAGGTCAGTGCGTGCACACAAAAATACAGCACCTATCCCAGGAGAAACTTCAGTAGCTGAAACAGTTGATCTAGTTTCTTCTGGACAAGCTTCTCAGATGGTAATAGATGGATCTGCAGAGGAGAGCTCTTTGACTAACATCCAGTCAGAAAATAGAGAAGATCAAACCTGCCAGGAAAACACTAACTCTAGTGTTGTCTGTGATGAACCAATGGAACCAATGCTTCTTCAAGAAATTGGAACATCAGTTGTGACTGAAAATATGAAAGAAGAGAAGGGTGATGCACATGTGGTCCAGGAATATATGGAAGAAACCGATCCATCTCCGTTGAAGGTTTCTCACAAGGATAGCTTGATGCAAGAAACCGGCTTGTCTCCCTTAACAGCTTCTCACAAGGATAGCTTTATTAAAGAAACTGAATTATCTCCATTGACAGTTTCTCACAAGGACAGCTTGATGCAGGAAACTGACTTGTCTCAGACAATGTCTTCTCACGAGAATAACTTAAAGTTGCAATTTAAGGAAGGAACACAGACCTGTGATATTGATATGCTGCCACAAGATGTCGACTTGATCAAAATGTCTGATCAAAGGGAAATAGTTTGTTCTGAACTATGTCCTAATGTTGGGGCTGAAGCTGCCATCGAATTGGAAGAAGGAAAGATGGACCAATCTAGCTCATTCAAAGTATCTTATCTTGACCTAGTTGGTGGTAAAGAGGTTGCTGCAATACATGATAATACAGCGTCTGCAACTGGATTTTCCATAGATTCACATAAAAAACAGCATGAAGGCCCTGAAACCACTGCAGGTGCCAATGCCAGTGCTACAGATGATATATGCCACCTTCCATTAGAGAATAAGGATGTTCAAGTAATTGATATAGAATGTGACACACCGATCGAAGTTGGTGGCTTTGGCTCTTCGAAATCAAA gGTGTTACTGTCATGGATGATCCAATATATGGGTCCCTCACTGATTTTG TCATGTTTTAGATGTCCCTACCTTTCAGTCAAACAAATGTGGATTCTTGGTGCAATATCTAAGCACAAGGCTGATGACTTGCACTGTGTGAATTGTGGATGGAAGGGCCATGTCGGTCTATATGCCAAGAACGAAAAAGCTGTTATAGCTGTCTGCTTTCCCGGTTTCCTTCGCGCTGGAATAGCTGGAATGACCTATATTGACCGAACTCTGGATGCAAAACTGAATGCAACCTCTTTTGTTCCATTTAGGAAATGGAATGGAACATGA
- the LOC133922008 gene encoding uncharacterized protein LOC133922008 isoform X2 has product MQYNHRSRLLPPPPFGRGGGAGYPRGHKQLYAPPPRPPQHKYEVLMEAGRLAAEYLVSQGVLPPAALQRSAGSAGAWAAPSLPPPPPQLQQQEPPAFYGRRRYDDEYSNNPSARPRRTNGTSSSTSSRDDYSSGSYNDRGKRKYGEYRRGYSDSSRDREKERGRAFSNGRLYEEDEDEDEAPGFRRELRGSRGSVEVRSSVTEAVREEMPLTAKAVGELDIDDTRSKAVSSVEDVQKDADAVPEVQGENEEGEVDGDSKVLNSESEVVEQAINTDATNASTGVELEPMHLPGGKIPEEKADDEKVLDEAALDHNTFDLEVTNVQNNMCDDMRNWLDYCDFARAPTRPRSVRAHKNTAPIPGETSVAETVDLVSSGQASQMVIDGSAEESSLTNIQSENREDQTCQENTNSSVVCDEPMEPMLLQEIGTSVVTENMKEEKGDAHVVQEYMEETDPSPLKVSHKDSLMQETGLSPLTASHKDSFIKETELSPLTVSHKDSLMQETDLSQTMSSHENNLKLQFKEGTQTCDIDMLPQDVDLIKMSDQREIVCSELCPNVGAEAAIELEEGKMDQSSSFKVSYLDLVGGKEVAAIHDNTASATGFSIDSHKKQHEGPETTAGANASATDDICHLPLENKDVQVIDIECDTPIEVGGFGSSKSKNEMICSSMDNMMHPGIHADVLGIQDGYNLAFSDFLGAHIPCYPPMQSDLHAGIAANNSEGVTVMDDPIYGSLTDFDVPTFQSNKCGFLVQYLSTRLMTCTV; this is encoded by the exons ATGCAGTACAACCACCGCAGCcgcctgctgccgccgccgccgttcggccgcggcggtggcgcggGGTACCCCCGCGGCCACAAGCAGCtatacgctcctcctcctcggccgccGCAGCATAAGTACGAGGTGCTCATGGAGGCCGGTCGCCTCGCGGCCGAGTACCTGGTCTCCCAGGGTGTGCTCCCGCCGGCCGCCCTGCAGCGCAGCGCCGGCAGCGCCGGCGCGTGGGCcgctccttctcttcctccgccgccgccgcagcttcAGCAGCAGGAGCCCCCCGCGTTCTACGGTCGGAGGAGGTACGATGACGAGTACAGCAACAACCCTAGCGCCCGGCCTAGGCGGACCAATGGCACTAGTAGTAGTACGAGCAGTAGAGATGATTACAGCAGTGGTAGCTACAATGACAGAGGGAAGAGGAAGTATGGGGAGTACAGGAGGGGGTATTCGGATTCAAGTAGGGacagggagaaggagaggggaaGGGCATTTTCAAATGGCCGGCTCtatgaggaggatgaggatgaagatgaggCTCCTGGGTTTCGGAGGGAGCTGCGAGGGAGTCGGGGGAGTGTTGAGGTGAGGAGTAGTGTTACAGAGGCGGTGAGGGAGGAGATGCCGTTGACAGCGAAGGCTGTTGGGGAGTTGGACATAGACGATACTAGGTCGAAGGCTGTGAGCTCCGTTGAAGATGTTCAGAAGGATGCTGATGCTGTGCCTGAGGTGCAGGGTGAGAACGAGGAGGGTGAGGTGGATGGCGATAGCAAGGTGTTGAATTCAGAATCAGAGGTAGTGGAACAAGCGATAAATACTGATGCTACTAATGCTTCTACTGGTGTGGAGTTGGAGCCAATGCATTTACCAGGTGGTAAGATTCCCGAAGAGAAAGCTGATGATGAAAAAGTTTTGGATGAGGCTGCTTTGGATCATAATACTTTTGATCTTGAGGTCACAAATGTGCAGAACAATATGTGTGATGATATGAGGAATTGGCTTGACTATTGTGATTTTGCAAGAGCTCCAACAAGGCCCAGGTCAGTGCGTGCACACAAAAATACAGCACCTATCCCAGGAGAAACTTCAGTAGCTGAAACAGTTGATCTAGTTTCTTCTGGACAAGCTTCTCAGATGGTAATAGATGGATCTGCAGAGGAGAGCTCTTTGACTAACATCCAGTCAGAAAATAGAGAAGATCAAACCTGCCAGGAAAACACTAACTCTAGTGTTGTCTGTGATGAACCAATGGAACCAATGCTTCTTCAAGAAATTGGAACATCAGTTGTGACTGAAAATATGAAAGAAGAGAAGGGTGATGCACATGTGGTCCAGGAATATATGGAAGAAACCGATCCATCTCCGTTGAAGGTTTCTCACAAGGATAGCTTGATGCAAGAAACCGGCTTGTCTCCCTTAACAGCTTCTCACAAGGATAGCTTTATTAAAGAAACTGAATTATCTCCATTGACAGTTTCTCACAAGGACAGCTTGATGCAGGAAACTGACTTGTCTCAGACAATGTCTTCTCACGAGAATAACTTAAAGTTGCAATTTAAGGAAGGAACACAGACCTGTGATATTGATATGCTGCCACAAGATGTCGACTTGATCAAAATGTCTGATCAAAGGGAAATAGTTTGTTCTGAACTATGTCCTAATGTTGGGGCTGAAGCTGCCATCGAATTGGAAGAAGGAAAGATGGACCAATCTAGCTCATTCAAAGTATCTTATCTTGACCTAGTTGGTGGTAAAGAGGTTGCTGCAATACATGATAATACAGCGTCTGCAACTGGATTTTCCATAGATTCACATAAAAAACAGCATGAAGGCCCTGAAACCACTGCAGGTGCCAATGCCAGTGCTACAGATGATATATGCCACCTTCCATTAGAGAATAAGGATGTTCAAGTAATTGATATAGAATGTGACACACCGATCGAAGTTGGTGGCTTTGGCTCTTCGAAATCAAA AAATGAGATGATATGCTCTAGCATGGATAACATGATGCACCCTGGCATACATGCGGATGTTCTTGGTATTCAAGATGGTTACAATCTTGCATTTTCCGATTTCCTCGGTGCTCATATACCATGCTACCCACCAATGCAATCAGATCTTCATGCTGGCATAGCTGCCAATAACTCAGAG gGTGTTACTGTCATGGATGATCCAATATATGGGTCCCTCACTGATTTTG ATGTCCCTACCTTTCAGTCAAACAAATGTGGATTCTTGGTGCAATATCTAAGCACAAGGCTGATGACTTGCACTGTGTGA